Proteins found in one Quercus robur chromosome 2, dhQueRobu3.1, whole genome shotgun sequence genomic segment:
- the LOC126715131 gene encoding transcription factor ILI5-like, with amino-acid sequence MSSRRLDSTIATEDEVKDLILELQALLSTEVDRSRTTKVLEEICNHIKRLQKEVDNLSKKICGPLGPPDTSRNVDFAEVLKLVMEL; translated from the exons ATGTCTAGCAGAAGATTAGATTCTACAATTGCAACAGAAGATGAGGTTAAAGATCTCATTCTAGAACTTCAAGCACTGTTATCCACTGAGGTGGACAGGAGCAGGACAACAAAG GTTCTGGAAGAGATTTGCAATCATATAAAGAGGCTGCAGAAAGAGGTCGACAACCTGAGCAAGAAAATATGTGGACCACTTGGGCCTCCAGACACTAGTAGAAATGTTGATTTTGCTGAAGTCCTCAAGCTAGTTATGGAATTGTAG